The Cylindrospermopsis curvispora GIHE-G1 genome contains a region encoding:
- a CDS encoding acyl-CoA desaturase codes for MTIATSTKRQINWVNTLFFIFLHIGALFAFIPSNFSWTAVGVALLLYWVTGGLGVTLGFHRLITHRSFQSPKWLEYFLALCGTLACQGGPIEWVGTHRIHHLHSDTPEDPHDSNKGFWWSHIGWLIFHSPAHAQIPRFTKDIAEDRVYQFLQKYFIPIQFFLGVFLLILGGWSFVVWGIFARIVWVYHCTWLVNSATHKFGYRTYPESGDRSTNCWWVAVLVFGEGWHNNHHAFQYSARHGLQWWEVDLTWMTIQLLQVLGLATNIKLAPRKV; via the coding sequence ATGACAATTGCTACTTCAACTAAACGTCAAATCAACTGGGTGAACACCCTGTTTTTCATCTTCCTGCACATCGGTGCCCTATTTGCTTTTATTCCCAGTAACTTTAGCTGGACAGCAGTTGGTGTGGCATTACTACTCTACTGGGTTACTGGTGGTTTGGGGGTTACCCTGGGTTTTCACCGTCTGATTACCCATCGTAGTTTTCAAAGTCCAAAATGGTTAGAGTATTTTTTAGCCTTGTGTGGTACTCTTGCTTGTCAAGGAGGGCCTATTGAGTGGGTAGGAACACATCGTATTCACCATTTACACTCTGACACTCCAGAAGATCCCCATGATTCTAACAAAGGTTTCTGGTGGAGTCATATTGGTTGGTTAATTTTCCATTCTCCCGCCCATGCTCAAATTCCCCGCTTTACAAAAGATATCGCGGAGGACAGAGTTTATCAGTTCTTGCAAAAATATTTCATTCCCATCCAATTCTTCCTAGGTGTGTTTTTATTAATTTTGGGTGGATGGTCCTTTGTAGTTTGGGGCATTTTTGCCCGCATAGTTTGGGTTTACCACTGTACCTGGTTAGTTAATAGTGCTACCCATAAATTTGGATATCGTACTTATCCTGAATCCGGAGATAGGTCAACCAACTGCTGGTGGGTGGCGGTTCTAGTGTTTGGTGAAGGCTGGCATAATAATCACCATGCCTTTCAGTATTCAGCTCGTCATGGATTGCAATGGTGGGAAGTTGACCTAACGTGGATGACCATTCAGCTGCTACAAGTTCTGGGTCTAGCTACAAATATTAAACTAGCGCCCAGAAAAGTGTAG